The proteins below are encoded in one region of Lagenorhynchus albirostris chromosome 7, mLagAlb1.1, whole genome shotgun sequence:
- the LOC132522657 gene encoding LOW QUALITY PROTEIN: protein SPATA31F1-like (The sequence of the model RefSeq protein was modified relative to this genomic sequence to represent the inferred CDS: inserted 1 base in 1 codon; substituted 4 bases at 4 genomic stop codons): protein MLSLTSVLWDLGYPLYTYGSIFIIILITWXVKKSYHGLTLEPKRSCCLRHRKVRQRARDAASRARRLSQEEAEKPWELLSVMKSRGWLPQEGSVQQLLCADSCCQTCDAMALEIQQVVVEHARRLLEFHLQXQLIHHRWGLPQKIQXSIHLLLSPADEQTLSWSSTALDNVNVSHPTALEGTGVGNPFPAVKDSVSVPMPHLFDQAKAILQSYIDSKCGQIHQGKVPVCVCGSWECRIPGVLELAPFTCTPESKPLELQAANDPDKQQKTTPWMPTALEQQQQTSPGANTEHPKLPQALSEGATETLETALRHKDLAFLSGMPALYYVVLSTAMAPAINSQAMKTEMVPXPVEFPGEPLTQVTLPEEQGLSPGPGFQDANETCADIAGEFHAEVQMEGIIKMVPLESQSEPGKPYSLGEPTLAKLNFHLRKKILEIQLGIPLKARESWEQTVAMPENIWTQESLGSLNNHGKTLLQELPIPPDMPRALDPEWLHLKQQLATELKAVHQKQKQPRSRAVPHDSVHWASKISQPSGDMTETQVLCVQLEASVNNPSLEEPQSPDKSKDSVQDPTLAEKREKPGKPKMAGDHGEGDAGFAVSSTREKSHSAEAQRPEGMLLNRTPCSPWQQRHRYHLGAPCQHSPQHHPQLKFPEIPPGVPVRKDSEKNDLQDSQAKLNVILKPASVPENVQPVVPQASXGQPFLGQLIPGKPLQGQTLQGQVLQGQMMPGYTHKRPSLPESGLRNKMKSFLHCINPKTKGKGHEESMSSPCEKVANTRKENVAKSLAPAKSPKGRTKTEETRGDPKAQFLPTEKQVGLAFLDGPHSPDSKLQHRSHSHQLHSASVLGIPRRCPQHCPRVACAIQPGDPPSLSPLTSDGNIGLLKKTQCIRKTL from the exons ATGCTGAGCCTGACTTCTGTTCTGTGGGATTTGGGGTATCCCTTATATACCTATGGCTCCATCTTCATTATTATCCTAATTACCTGGTAGGTGAAAAAGAGTTACCATGGATTAACACTGGAACCTAAAAGGAGCTGCTGCCTG CGTCACCGAAAAGTCAGACAAAGGGCTAGAGATGCAGCATCAAGAG CTAGGAGACTTTCCCAGGAAGAAGCTGAAAAGCCATGGGAGCTGCTCTCTGTCATGAAAAG CCGGGGCTGGCTTCCTCAGGAGGGGAGTGTGCAGCAGCTCCTGTGTGCAGATTCCTGCTGCCAAACCTGCGATGCCATGGCTCTGGAGATTCAGCAGGTGGTGGTGG AGCATGCCAGGAGGCTGCTGGAATTCCACCTCCAGTGACAGTTGATTCACCATCGCTGGGGCCTGCCCCAGAAGATCCAGTAGTCCATCCATTTGCTTCTGTCCCCTGCTGACGAGCagactctctcctggagcagcaCAGCCCTAGACAATGTGAACGTCTCCCATCCTACAGCTCTAGAGGGCACTGGCGTTGGCAACCCATTCCCAGCCGTCAAGGACTCAGTGTCAGTCCCTATGCCGCACTTGTTTGACCAGGCCAAGGCAATATTGCAGAGCTACATCGACTCCAAATGTGGGCAGATTCACCAGGGCAAGGTTCCTGTCTGCGTATGTGGCTCCTGGGAGTGTAGAATTCCTGGGGTCCTGGAATTGGCTCCCTTTACCTGCACCCCAGAAAGCAAGCCCCTAGAACTACAGGCAGCAAATGATCCAGACAAACAACAGAAAACTACACCCTGGATGCCAACGGCCCTTGAGCAGCAGCAGCAAACCTCACCAGGTGCTAACACTGAACACCCTAAGCTGCCCCAAGCCCTGTCCGAGGGAGCCACTGAGACACTGGAGACAGCTTTACGGCACAAGGATCTGGCCTTCTTGTCAGGGATGCCTGCTCTTTATTATGTGGTTCTCTCCACGGCCATGGCCCCAGCAATAAATTCCCAAGCTATGAAAACAGAGATGGTGC GGCCTGTCGAATTTCCAGGAGAACCTCTGACTCAGGTGACCTTACCTGAAGAGCAGGGTCTAAGTCCTGGGCCAGGCTTTCAAGATGCCAACGAGACTTGTGCAGACATTGCAGGTGAATTCCACGCTGAAGTGCAGATGGAAGGAATAATCAAGATGGTGCCTCTAGAAAGCCAGTCAGAGCCTGGGAAGCCATACTCACTCGGGGAACCCACCTTGGCCAAACTCAATTTCCATCTGAGAAAGAAGATCCTAGAGATACAACTGGGAATTCCCCTAAAGGCAAGGGAGTCCTGGGAACAAACTGTAGCAATGCCAGAGAACATATGGACACAGGAGTCTCTTGGGAGTCTAAACAACCACGGAAAAACACTGCTCCAGGAACTCCCCATCCCACCAGATATGCCACGTGCCCTGGATCCAGAATGGCTCCACCTCAAACAACAACTGGCCACTGAGTTAAAGGCAGTGCATCAGAAACAGAAACAACCCAGGTCCAGGGCAGTACCCCATGATTCTGTCCACTGGGCCTCCAAGATCTCACAACCCAGTGGGGACATGACAGAGACCCAGGTGCTTTGTGTTCAGCTGGAGGCCAGTGTGAACAACCCCAGCCTAGAGGAGCCCCAAAGCCCTGACAAGAGCAAAGACTCAGTCCAAGACCCCACACtggcagaaaagagagagaagccaggCAAACCCAAAATGGCAGGAGACCACGGAGAAGGGGATGCCGGGTTTGCAGTCTCTTCCACAAGAGAAAAAAGCCACTCTGCTGAAGCCCAGAGGCCAGAAGGGATGCTTCTGAACAGGAcaccctgcagcccctggcaacagAGACATCGCTATCACCTTGGTGCTCCCTGTCAGCACAGTCCCCAGCATCACCCTCAGCTTAAATTCCCAGAGATACCTCCTGGAGTCCCTGTGCGGAAAGACTCTGAGAAGAATGACCTGCAAGACAGTCAAGCCAAGCTCAATGTCATCCTCAAACCAGCAAGCGTTCCTGAGAATGTCCAGCCTGTGGTGCCCCAGGCATCATAGGGCCAGCCTTTCCTGGGCCAACTCATTCCAGGTAAGCCATTGCAGGGCCAAACTTTACAAGGTCAGGTTTTGCAGGGGCAGATGATGCCAGGCTATACTCACAAGAGGCCCAGCCTTCCAGAATCTGGCTTGAGAAATAAGATGAAATCTTTTCTACACTGTATTAACCCCAAAACCAAAGGCAAAGGGCATGAGGAATCCATGTCCTCCCCATGTGAGAAAGTGGctaacacaagaaaagaaaatgtagcaaAGAGCCTGGCTCCAGCCAAAAGTCCCAAGGGGCGAACTAAGACAGAGGAGACAAGAGGGGACCCAAAGGCCCAATTTCTGCCTACTGAGAAGCAGGTGGGCCTGGCCTTCTTGGATGGTCCCCATTCCCCAGACAGTAAGCTCCAGCACCGCTCCCACTCCCATCAACTCCACTCTGCCTCAGTCCTGGGCATCCCCCGCCGCTGCCCTCAGCACTGTCCACGAGTGGCTTGTGCCATCCAACCAGGGGACCCGCCCTCACTCTCACCTCTCACCTCAGATGGAAACATTGGTCTGCTCAAGAAGACCCAGTGCATTCGAAAGACTCTGTAG